A DNA window from Leopardus geoffroyi isolate Oge1 chromosome A1, O.geoffroyi_Oge1_pat1.0, whole genome shotgun sequence contains the following coding sequences:
- the TAS2R1 gene encoding taste receptor type 2 member 1, translated as MLDFYLIIHFLLPVIQCLIGVLANGIIVIVNGIELIKQRKMIPLDLLLSCLAISRICLQSFIFYINLVILSLIDFLPLVKNFAVFMFVNEMGLWLATWLGVFYCAKISPIAHPLFFWLKMRISKLVPWLIIGSLLFASIPLVFYSKHTWVLSQEVLLRLFSPNATTQIRETSALQIVFLARFSLPFVIFLISTLLLVVSLGRHTWRMRNTATGTRDGSTGVHVSALLSILSFLVLYLSHYMTAALFSSHIFELRSFMFLFCILVFGSYPSGHSIILISGNPKLKQNAKKFLLQGQCCQ; from the coding sequence atgCTAGACTTTTACCTCattatccattttcttcttccagtgATACAATGTCTCATCGGAGTTTTAGCAAATGGCATCATTGTGATTGTGAATGGCATTGAGTTGATCAAGCAGAGAAAGATGATTCCGTTGGatctccttctttcctgcctgGCGATTTCCAGGATTTGTCTGCAGTCATTTATCTTCTACATTAATCTGGTTATTCTCTCCTTGATCGACTTCCTTCCACTTGTTAAGAATTTTGCGGTTTTCATGTTTGTAAATGAAATGGGACTTTGGCTGGCCACATGGCTCGGCGTTTTCTACTGCGCCAAGATCTCCCCCATCGCCCACCCACTCTTCTTCTGGTTGAAGATGAGGATATCCAAGTTGGTGCCATGGCTGATCATCGGGTCTCTGCTTTTTGCCTCCATCCCTTTGGTTTTCTACAGCAAGCATACGTGGGTTCTTTCCCAAGAAGTCTTGCTGAGACTTTTCTCCCCAAATGCAACAACTCAAATCAGAGAAACATCTGCTTTACAGATTGTCTTTCTTGCTAGGTTTTCACTGCCGTTCGTTATCTTCCTCATTTCTACTCTGCTCCTGGTGGTTTCTCTGGGGAGACATACCTGGCGGATGAGAAACACAGCGACCGGAACCAGGGACGGTAGCACAGGTGTCCATGTGAGTGCGCTTCTGTCCATTCTGTCCTTCTTGGTCCTCTATCTCTCCCACTACATGACAGCTGCTTTGTTCTCTTCTCACATTTTTGAGCTCAGAAGCTTCATGTttctgttctgtatcttggtgTTTGGGTCCTACCCTTCGGGACACTCTATTATCTTAATTTCGGGAAATCCTAAACTGAAACAAAATGCGAAGAAGTTCCTCCTCCAGGGGCAGTGCTGCCAGTGA